From the Desulfovibrio sp. JY genome, one window contains:
- the rpoC gene encoding DNA-directed RNA polymerase subunit beta', whose translation MSLDELFSMRGIGQTSVSSRSLKSIRISIAAPEKIREWSFGEVKKPETINYRTFKPERDGLFCAKIFGPVKDYECNCGKYKRMKHRGIVCEKCGVEVIASKVRRERMGHIELAAPVAHIWFLKTLPSKIGTLLDMTMVDLEKVLYFDSYMVLDPKDTNLTKYQVISEEQYIQVIDHYGGEDALEVGMGAEAVRSLLEELDLVKIRAELREESMTTKSQTKKKKIIKRLKIVEAFLDSGNKPEWMIMEVIPVIPPELRPLVPLDGGRFATSDLNDLYRRVINRNNRLKRLIELGAPDIIIRNEKRMLQEAVDALFDNGRRGRAITGTNGRPLKSLSDMIKGKQGRFRQNLLGKRVDYSGRSVIVVGPKLRLHQCGLPKKMALELFKPFIYSKLEEQGLATTIKTAKKMVEREELVVWDILEDVVREYPIMLNRAPTLHRLGIQSFEPTLVEGKAIQLHPLVCSAYNADFDGDQMAVHVPLSVEAQIECRVLMMSTNNILSPANGNPIIVPSQDMVLGLYYLTVERSFAQGEGKIFSDPGEVICAVDAGVVDLHARIVCRIRGERIHTTPGRVIVGELLPEGVPFELVNTVLTKRAIGKLVGDTYRMRGTKATVLLCDRVKGLGYEYATRAGVSIGVKDLTIPKAKATILEAAQNEVDDIELQYGEGIITRTEKYNKVVDVWTKATNDVASEMMKEISWDIVKDPKTGKEERNTSVNPIFMMIHSGARGNQDQMRQLAGMRGLMAKPSGEIIETPITSNFREGLSVTQYFNSTHGARKGLADTALKTANSGYLTRRLVDVVQDVIITEIDCGTVDGLEITHYVKAGDIKQRVHERALGRVTMFDVLDPETDEVIIPANTIIDEAYAQLIEDKGLNSLTIRSTLTCQAKHGVCAMCYGRDLARGHLVNVGETVGIIAAQSIGEPGTQLTMRTFHIGGTAAREIAQSSVTAQHNGRVALSRVKSIVNRQGHTIMMGKSGQVSVVDDQGRERERYSLPSGAKLYAVAGQEVKKDQLLAEWDPFNEPFVTDVAGIIKFTDIVEGKTYQEKVDDATKRATQTIIEYRTTSFKPAVSIVDERGNPKTRPGTNSLAVFSMPVGALLMARDGQEVFEGDIIARKPRESSKTKDIVGGLPRVAELFEVRKPKEMAVVSEIDGIVSYGPETKGKRKIIVTPEAGDAKEYLIPRGKHITAQEGDFVEAGELLTEGYPELHDILKIKGEKFLAKYLVDEIQDVYRFQGVAINDKHIEIIVRQMLKKVSVLDSGETTFLIGEQVDKIRFMEENQRCVAEGLKPAVAEPLVLGITQASLSTDSFISAASFQETTKVLTEASLMGKDDSLRGLKENVIVGRLIPAGTGYRRYMDSEIEVPRQPERPDRFLEELEDNPILAETSASPEE comes from the coding sequence ATGTCTCTGGACGAACTGTTCAGCATGCGCGGCATTGGCCAGACCAGCGTGTCCAGCCGGTCGCTCAAATCCATCCGCATTTCCATTGCCGCGCCGGAAAAAATCCGCGAATGGTCTTTCGGGGAAGTCAAGAAGCCCGAAACCATCAACTACCGTACCTTCAAGCCCGAACGCGACGGGCTTTTCTGCGCCAAGATTTTCGGCCCGGTCAAGGACTACGAGTGCAACTGCGGCAAGTACAAGCGCATGAAGCACCGGGGCATCGTGTGCGAAAAGTGCGGCGTCGAGGTCATTGCCTCCAAGGTCCGCCGCGAGCGCATGGGCCATATCGAACTGGCCGCGCCCGTTGCTCATATCTGGTTCCTGAAGACCCTGCCGTCGAAAATCGGCACCCTGCTCGACATGACCATGGTCGACCTGGAAAAGGTCCTCTATTTCGACTCCTACATGGTGCTGGACCCGAAAGACACCAACCTCACCAAGTACCAGGTCATTTCCGAAGAGCAGTATATCCAGGTCATCGACCACTACGGCGGAGAGGACGCGTTGGAAGTGGGCATGGGCGCCGAGGCCGTGCGTTCGCTTTTGGAGGAGCTTGACCTCGTCAAGATCCGCGCCGAGCTGCGCGAAGAGTCCATGACCACCAAGTCGCAGACCAAGAAGAAAAAGATCATCAAGCGCCTCAAGATCGTCGAGGCTTTCCTCGATTCGGGCAACAAGCCCGAATGGATGATCATGGAGGTCATCCCGGTCATTCCGCCCGAGCTGCGCCCCCTGGTCCCCCTCGACGGCGGCCGGTTCGCCACCTCGGACTTAAACGACCTCTACCGCCGGGTGATCAACCGCAACAACCGCCTCAAACGCCTGATCGAGCTCGGCGCGCCGGACATCATCATCCGCAACGAAAAGCGCATGCTCCAGGAAGCCGTGGACGCGCTTTTCGACAACGGCCGCCGGGGCCGGGCCATCACCGGCACCAACGGCCGGCCGCTGAAGTCGCTGTCCGACATGATCAAGGGCAAGCAGGGCCGCTTCCGTCAGAACCTGCTCGGCAAGCGCGTCGACTACTCCGGCCGTTCGGTCATCGTGGTCGGCCCGAAGCTCCGGCTCCACCAGTGCGGCCTGCCGAAAAAGATGGCCCTGGAGCTCTTCAAGCCCTTCATCTATTCGAAGCTCGAGGAGCAGGGCCTGGCCACCACCATCAAGACGGCCAAGAAGATGGTCGAGCGCGAGGAATTGGTGGTCTGGGACATCCTGGAAGACGTGGTGCGCGAGTATCCGATCATGCTCAACCGCGCCCCGACGCTGCACCGCCTCGGCATCCAGTCCTTCGAGCCGACCCTGGTCGAGGGCAAGGCCATCCAGCTGCACCCGCTCGTCTGTTCGGCCTATAACGCCGACTTCGACGGCGACCAGATGGCCGTGCACGTGCCGCTGTCGGTCGAGGCGCAGATCGAGTGCCGCGTGCTCATGATGTCCACCAACAACATCCTGTCGCCGGCCAACGGCAATCCGATCATCGTGCCTTCCCAGGACATGGTGCTCGGGCTGTACTATTTGACCGTCGAGCGCAGCTTCGCCCAGGGCGAGGGCAAGATCTTCTCCGATCCCGGCGAGGTCATCTGCGCCGTGGACGCGGGTGTGGTCGATCTGCACGCCCGTATCGTCTGCCGCATCAGGGGCGAACGCATCCATACCACGCCGGGCCGCGTCATCGTGGGCGAGCTGTTGCCCGAGGGCGTGCCCTTCGAACTCGTCAATACGGTGCTCACCAAGCGCGCCATCGGCAAGCTCGTGGGCGACACCTACCGGATGCGCGGCACCAAGGCCACGGTCCTGCTGTGCGACCGCGTGAAGGGCCTGGGCTACGAATACGCCACCCGGGCCGGCGTCTCCATCGGCGTCAAGGACCTGACCATCCCGAAGGCCAAGGCCACGATCCTCGAGGCGGCCCAGAACGAGGTGGACGACATCGAGTTGCAGTACGGCGAGGGCATCATCACCCGCACCGAGAAGTACAACAAGGTCGTCGACGTCTGGACCAAGGCCACCAACGACGTCGCCTCCGAGATGATGAAGGAGATCTCCTGGGATATCGTCAAGGATCCCAAGACCGGCAAGGAAGAGCGCAACACCTCGGTCAACCCGATCTTCATGATGATCCACTCCGGAGCCCGTGGTAACCAGGACCAGATGCGCCAGCTCGCCGGCATGCGCGGCCTTATGGCCAAGCCTTCCGGTGAAATCATCGAGACGCCCATCACCTCGAACTTCCGTGAAGGCCTCTCGGTGACCCAGTACTTCAACTCGACTCACGGCGCCCGGAAAGGCTTGGCCGACACGGCGCTGAAGACCGCCAACTCCGGATACCTCACCCGCCGTCTGGTGGACGTGGTCCAGGACGTCATCATCACCGAGATCGACTGCGGCACGGTCGACGGCCTGGAGATCACCCACTACGTCAAGGCCGGCGACATCAAACAGCGCGTGCACGAGCGGGCTCTTGGCCGCGTGACCATGTTCGACGTGCTCGACCCCGAGACCGACGAGGTGATCATCCCGGCCAATACGATCATCGACGAGGCCTACGCCCAGTTGATCGAGGACAAGGGACTCAATTCGCTGACCATCCGTTCGACCCTCACCTGTCAGGCCAAGCACGGCGTGTGCGCCATGTGTTACGGCCGCGACCTGGCCCGGGGGCATCTGGTCAACGTCGGCGAGACGGTCGGCATCATCGCCGCCCAGTCCATCGGCGAGCCCGGCACCCAGCTGACCATGCGCACCTTCCACATCGGCGGCACGGCGGCCCGTGAAATCGCCCAGTCGTCGGTGACGGCCCAGCACAACGGCCGTGTCGCGCTCTCCCGCGTCAAGTCCATCGTCAACCGCCAGGGCCACACCATCATGATGGGCAAGTCCGGGCAGGTGTCGGTGGTCGACGACCAGGGCCGCGAACGCGAGCGCTACAGCCTGCCGTCCGGCGCCAAGCTCTATGCCGTGGCCGGGCAGGAGGTCAAAAAGGACCAGCTGCTGGCCGAGTGGGATCCCTTCAACGAACCCTTTGTCACGGACGTCGCCGGCATCATCAAGTTCACCGACATCGTCGAAGGCAAGACCTATCAGGAGAAGGTGGACGACGCGACCAAGCGGGCCACCCAGACGATCATCGAATACCGCACCACCTCGTTCAAGCCTGCCGTGTCCATCGTGGACGAGCGCGGCAACCCGAAGACCCGGCCCGGCACCAACAGTCTGGCCGTCTTCTCCATGCCCGTCGGCGCGCTGCTCATGGCGCGTGACGGCCAGGAGGTCTTCGAGGGCGACATCATCGCCCGTAAGCCCCGCGAATCGTCCAAGACCAAGGACATCGTCGGCGGTCTTCCGCGCGTGGCCGAGCTGTTCGAGGTCAGAAAGCCCAAGGAGATGGCCGTTGTCTCCGAGATCGACGGCATCGTCTCCTACGGCCCCGAGACCAAGGGCAAGCGCAAGATCATCGTCACCCCCGAGGCCGGCGACGCCAAGGAATACCTCATTCCGCGCGGCAAGCACATCACGGCCCAGGAAGGCGACTTCGTGGAGGCTGGCGAGCTTTTGACCGAAGGCTATCCGGAACTGCACGACATCCTGAAGATCAAGGGCGAGAAGTTCCTGGCCAAGTACCTCGTGGACGAAATCCAGGACGTGTACCGGTTCCAGGGCGTGGCCATCAACGACAAGCACATCGAAATCATCGTGCGCCAGATGCTCAAAAAGGTCTCGGTGCTCGATTCCGGCGAGACGACCTTCCTCATCGGCGAACAGGTCGACAAGATCCGCTTTATGGAGGAGAACCAGCGCTGCGTGGCCGAGGGGCTCAAGCCCGCCGTGGCCGAACCGCTGGTCCTGGGCATCACCCAGGCCTCCCTGTCCACGGATTCGTTCATCTCGGCCGCCTCCTTCCAGGAGACGACCAAGGTGCTGACCGAAGCCTCGCTCATGGGCAAGGACGATTCCCTGCGGGGCCTCAAGGAAAACGTCATCGTGGGCCGGCTCATCCCGGCCGGCACCGGATATCGCCGTTACATGGACAGCGAGATCGAGGTGCCGCGCCAGCCCGAGCGTCCCGACCGCTTCCTGGAGGAGCTGGAGGACAATCCGATCCTGGCCGAAACGAGCGCCAGCCCCGAAGAATAG